CCGAAGCGCTGTGCTTCGACGCGACGGACGAGGAGCTCTTGAATCGCACGGCGCCAAGCAAACGCGACGCCTGCATTTGCGCGATCGGTGACGAGGCCACTGAAGCGTCGATCATGTGTACGGCGCTGCTCAAACAGATGGGGGCGAAGCGCCTGATTGGTCGCGCGAACAACGACCTGCACGCGCGCATCCTCCGCCTCGTTGGCGCCGATATGGTGGTGAACCCCGAGCGCGACTTTGGTGAGCGCTTCGCCAACCTGTTGATCCATGACCGAGTGCTGGGTGAGTTGCCTCTGGGCACCGACCTCGTGCTCACGGAGCTCGAGGTGCCGAAGCTGTTCATTGGGCGAAACTTGATCGAGTTGCAGCTGCCCCGTCGATATGGCGTGACTGTGGTCGCCATCCGTCATGCAGGGGAACGCGAAGTCAGCGTACCCGATCCCAAGGCAGGCATCGAAGAGGGCGATGTGCTGATCACGGTCGCGTCCAAGGACGCGGTGACTCAGATGCTGGAGCGGCTGTAGCCATGGGGAAAACAGAGGCAAAAGCCAAGGCCGCGACAAAAGAAGAGGCAAAAAAAGCAGAAGCAGAGCCAAAGGCGAAGGGGAAGCCGAAGAGCGCAGCCGAGCCCAACGTCGAAGCAGCGCCCAAAGGCAAAGCAGCGCCCAAAGGCAAAGCGGCGCCCAAGTCGAGCGCCAAAGCTTCAGCGCCCGAGGCCCCGCCTCCGAAGCGGGCGACGCGCACGGATGCCATGCAGCTCACACGCGCGACCCGCGTCGCCTTCACAGCGCTCTTGATTGTGAACCTCGCCAGCGCCGCCGCGGCCATCGGGCTCCTTGGGCGGATGCGCCCCGCCATCGAGCGCATCATCGAGCGCAATATCTACTCCCTCGAGGCGGTCGAGGGCATGCTCGTGGTGCTATCAAGCCCAGAAGGGCCGACGCCCGCCAATCAGACCGCCCTGGATGAAGCCTTGATCCGGGCGGAAAAGAACATCACGGGAGACGCGGAACGACCCTTGATCGCGCTGTTGCGCAATCGCTTGCCCCCGGCGTTGAAGGGGGATATCGCCGCGCGCCGTGAGTCGCTCAAGGCGCTGCAAGAGCTCGCAGACGTCAACCGCAAGGACATCGAGACGGCGGACCAAAACGCGAAGCGCTTGGGCACCGCGGGGGCTTGGGCTGTCAGCTTTCTAGCGTTGGTCGGGCTTGGCAGCGGACTCATCGGCCTGCGGCGCTTCGACCGCCGGGTGCTCGCACCACTCGAGGAGTTGCACAGCGTGTTGACCGATCACTCCGGGGGCCAACGCTTGCGGCGCTGCGGCGCCATTGGGCAAGCCTCGAAGGAGCTGCACGACAGCATGCTGAGCCTCAACCAACTCCTAGACTCGCGAGCGGAGGAGAGCGTCCGGCGCATCGCGGTGGGGCCGCAAGGGGGCGAGGCGGAGCGTCAGACGTTGCTCACGGTGCTGGATCTGCTCCCCGAGCCGACTTGGCTGGTTGATGAGCAGGGAGTCATTCTGGCGGCGAACCGCGTTGCCCTCGATCGAATCGCTGCGGAGCCTGAGCTGGCGCGAGCGGTAAAGGCGTTTGCCGCTGGCGCCTCCGACGCGCAAGACGAGGGGTTGGTGAAGCGAATCCAGCGTAAGACGGTGGAAGGCGGAACCCGCGCGCTGCTCCAGCTCGGTGCCGCGCAGACTGGGACCGCCAGCTAGTCGAGATGCTGTTAGTCGACGTAGCCTAGGCCTCGGAGCAGGTCTCGCGCCGTCACGGCGCCGAGGGTCTTGCCGTACGGATCAACCACGATGGCAGCCGGCTCTCCAGTGGTGGTTAGCATATGAGCGACCCATTTCACCGATGCGTTGGGGGGCACCGTCGTGCACTGTTGGACCACGCCGTCTTCCGCACACAGGTCGAAGAGGCTCTCCCGAGAGTGATGTTGGCTCAGCCGCATGACGGACAGTGCCGTCAAGAGGCCCACAGGCTCCTCGTGCTCGTCGACGACCACCACGAACGCGTCTGACGCATCGTTCGCCAGCTCGTTGAGCATGCTCGCGACTTCACTCAGTGGCAGGTCTTGAGTGACGATTACTGGGGGCCTCAGCACGGAGCTGACGCGGGTGTCGGAGAGGGTGTCTTGCGGGGGACGTTCACTGATGGTGACTGGAGGCAGTTGGCTCATCGCATTCCACGTAGCAACTCGTGCGCCAGTCCCGACGCTGAGTGCAGCCTGTGCGCGGTTGCCGAGGCTGAAGGCCAGAGCCTCGAAGCGGCCAAGGGAACCCGCCGGCTTCTGCTTGGGGCCCGATTTCTGGGGAGGCCGCGGTGTGACGTCCGTGCTTGCCTGGTGCGCTCGCGCGCGCCACAGCGGGGCGCTCGTGCCTGCGCAGCGCCAAACCCGCACATTGTACGCTGGAGTCGTCGCATCGCTCCACGTATCCTCCTGGCAATGACTGTCTCGCGCGTGCTCAGCCTGGGGTTCGTTCTGTCACTGGCCGTCCCCGTCGTGGGCTGCAACAAGGACAAAGAAGGCCCGCCTGACAACGCCCAAACGGTGGCCGCGTTCCAAGAGGCGAAGCCTGGCGCGGGCGCGACTGCCACGATTCAAGGCTTGGTCCAAGCCACCAAAGGCAAGGCTTGGCCCATCGTCGATCGCCCGGGAGGGCCCTTCGTCTACTGTGAAATGGCGGCGCCGCCCGAAGGCGTGACGGAAGGGGATCGCGTGGTCGCGACGGGGAAGGTCGTCGACACCGCGATGCTCAAGGAGTGCAGCATCACGCCGCTCAAGAAGTAGCGGCGTGATGTCGGCTCCACGGCGCGGGCTCAAACACTCGCCGCCGCCGGGCCAGTGCGTCACTCCCCGGTGAAGCCCGCCGCTTTGTGGCTACCGTCGCAGAACGGCTTGTTCTTGGAGTGACCACAACGACAGAGCGCGGCCTTGTTGGCGCGCATCGCAACTCGCCCGCTGGCTGCGACCAGCTCGAACTCGCCGCTGAGCAGCAGTGGGCCGCTCGCCGCGGGCTTGATGCTAAGCGCTCCCTGGGTCGGGGAGCCTGCGTTTTCATCCTCGAGATTGGCGCCGACGGCGCCGTGATCTCTGAAGCCGGCGTCCTCGTGGCTGTTATCGCAGAACGGCTTGTTCTTGGATTGGCCGCAGCGACACAGTGCCGCGCGGAAACGAACGCCGGGCATGTCCGGAGCTGCGCCCTCGATCTCGAGCTCCCCAGCGACATACAGCGGCCCGTTGTTCGCGACGGTGACGACGTTGCGCTCGAAGGCCGCCTCTTCAGGCCCGTCGTCGTGTCGCGCGTAGCTCAGCGCGCCGGTCGGGCAGCGCTCGACTACGTTCGTCGCGGCGTCCGCGTCCACGGTGTCTGGCTGGCACCAGGGCTGGCGTCCCCCCTCGAAGAGCGCGTTCTCGGCGCGTCCGCACTCTCCAACATGGATGCACAGGCGACCATCCCAGAACACGTCGAGGTGCTTGCCTGGGTACTTGGTGATCTTGTCCGACATGGTTCCTCCCGCGTGTACCTTACCAGCGGTCCGTGCGTCGGGCGTCGGCAACTCGCGTGGCGATTCGGTGAAGCCGGCTGTTGTTCGTGAAAGCGTTCAAATCAGCTCTTGCACCTCACCGTCCTGGGGGACGCTGACTTCGGTCGTCCAGCCCCTAGCCCGTGTCTCCTCGTTGATGCGTCGACGCATGCTGTCGCTCGCCGCCGGCTCGCCGTGAGTCACGAAGATGCGTCGAGGGATCCGGCGAGAGTTGTTGGGTGGGCCGAAGGGAGCGAGCAACCAGTCCAATAGCTCTCGATAGTCGGCGTGAGCCGAGAGGCTCTGGATATAGGTGACCTGTGCCTTCACCGGGACATATTGACCGTGGATCTTGAGCTCATCACTTCCCTCCAGGAGCTGCCGGCCGCGAGTACCCATCGCCTGGTAGCCGACCAAGAGCACGCTGCTGCGGTCATCCGGGAGGAAACGGCGCAGGTGGTGAAGCACTCTTCCTCCTGTGGCCATCCCGCTCGCGGACACGATGATCGCCGGCTCGAGCGACGCATCGAGGGCCATCGAGTCCTGCGGGGTCTGCGAGAAGAGCGTCCCAGTTCGCATCGCCTCGCATTGCGACTCGCTCAGTCGGCAATCCTCCGGGTGTTCGAAGAAGATGCGCGTCGCGTCGATGGCCATCGGGCTATCCAGATAGACCGGAAGTGGCGGTATCCGACCGGAGGCCTTCAACTCTGCGAGCAGGTGCAGCAGATGTTGGGCGCGCCCCACGGCGAAGGCTGGGATCACCAGGCTTCCGCGCTTCTCGACCACGTGCTTCACCACCTTGCACAGGTCGTCGAGGCTGTTGTCGGTCGGGTGACGTCGATCGCCGTAGGTCGACTCGACCACCAAGTAGT
The sequence above is drawn from the Polyangiaceae bacterium genome and encodes:
- a CDS encoding TrkA family potassium uptake protein, with protein sequence MKKQVMVVGLGHFGSAVARALAARGTEVLAVDKDAVRVRNVSQTVTEALCFDATDEELLNRTAPSKRDACICAIGDEATEASIMCTALLKQMGAKRLIGRANNDLHARILRLVGADMVVNPERDFGERFANLLIHDRVLGELPLGTDLVLTELEVPKLFIGRNLIELQLPRRYGVTVVAIRHAGEREVSVPDPKAGIEEGDVLITVASKDAVTQMLERL
- a CDS encoding CBS domain-containing protein — protein: MSQLPPVTISERPPQDTLSDTRVSSVLRPPVIVTQDLPLSEVASMLNELANDASDAFVVVVDEHEEPVGLLTALSVMRLSQHHSRESLFDLCAEDGVVQQCTTVPPNASVKWVAHMLTTTGEPAAIVVDPYGKTLGAVTARDLLRGLGYVD
- a CDS encoding CDGSH iron-sulfur domain-containing protein yields the protein MSDKITKYPGKHLDVFWDGRLCIHVGECGRAENALFEGGRQPWCQPDTVDADAATNVVERCPTGALSYARHDDGPEEAAFERNVVTVANNGPLYVAGELEIEGAAPDMPGVRFRAALCRCGQSKNKPFCDNSHEDAGFRDHGAVGANLEDENAGSPTQGALSIKPAASGPLLLSGEFELVAASGRVAMRANKAALCRCGHSKNKPFCDGSHKAAGFTGE
- a CDS encoding MBL fold metallo-hydrolase, whose protein sequence is MRLAFLGAAETVTGSKYHVETTEARLLVDCGLFQGIKRLRLRNWDPPPIQVPKLDAVLLTHAHIDHSGYLPRLHMMGYRGKVYCTPGTRDLLQILLPDAGYLQEEEARHANLKGYSKHSPAEPLFTREDAERCLRQLVPVEYGKSFEPAAGVTASFSRAGHILGSACLKLEMDGTSIGFSGDVGRPSDPILLPPDPPPEADYLVVESTYGDRRHPTDNSLDDLCKVVKHVVEKRGSLVIPAFAVGRAQHLLHLLAELKASGRIPPLPVYLDSPMAIDATRIFFEHPEDCRLSESQCEAMRTGTLFSQTPQDSMALDASLEPAIIVSASGMATGGRVLHHLRRFLPDDRSSVLLVGYQAMGTRGRQLLEGSDELKIHGQYVPVKAQVTYIQSLSAHADYRELLDWLLAPFGPPNNSRRIPRRIFVTHGEPAASDSMRRRINEETRARGWTTEVSVPQDGEVQELI